In Gimesia panareensis, the genomic window CCGATTTCAGCCGGAATTCAATCTCACTCTGATTTGACTCAGGAAAACCGGGGGTGCGGCGATTCGTGAATCACCGAGGGACTCTGTTGAGTTAGTTTCGTGATTTTCTGCCGGATGGCATCAACCGAATCTGAATTATTCAAAATGGAAACTTTGAATTCCGTCTCATAGCGCTCCCCTGGTTTAAGTCCTTTGAGCCGGCCCTGTTCGCGTTCCGTGGCGCGGAAATTGGGGAAATTGATGCCTGGCTCCAGACCGGTTACATAACCGGCTGCTTCCGGCTGCGTATTCTTCCAGAGTGTAAAGCAGGGGAGGCCCGCCTTCTTAAATTCCACCAGAAACCCCAGCTTACCCCTGCTGTCAGAAAGCAGGGCAGGAGTCACTCCCAGTTCGTCAGCGACCGGCTGGAAATAGTAGGCCTGCTCGGCGTAATCGGGAGTTGGTCCCAAATAGGTTTGATAGTCTGTAACTCCTTCAGCAGCACGGGGATCGCGCGGTGCCATTTCTTCGAAGGGAATCGCAAATTGCGCGCCTGCTTCCAGAAAAGGGGCACCAACATTGATATGGTAGAGCAGCTCCAATTCTGCCTCACTGGCGCCCACGTTCGTAACCCGATCCCGGATGGTAAAGGACGCCGATCCCAGTTGCGTCTCGAGTGTGGATTCCAGCTGCAACTGGCTGCCAAACAGCATGCCTTCGCTCATCCGCCCGGTAATCCGCAGCCAGCCGCCATCAGCGGGATCCAGCTCGACCGCCACGTAATGCGCGGGTGTGTTGGCGATGCGACCGTGCAGGGTCAGTTCGGACTCCAGCGGATTCCCGTCCGCGTCGGTGCCGGGAGGACCGTTGGAAATCAGGCCACAACGGCAGATCAGCTCATTAAACCCGCTCAACCAGCCCAGGCCTCCCCGCTCAGAAAGGTTCACGAAAGCGGGATTTACAGGGGATTTGACCGGGGAATTCCAGCCCAGAGGCAGATCTTCCAGCATACCGTTCCAGATCCCCATTCCCCGCGTGGGCAGAACGGTGAGCTTCAACCGGCCGTTATTCACCTCGATCAGGTCGACTCCTTCTGAGGAGCCGCCGTGCAGTTGTCGTTTCTGAATTGACCAGTCTGCCTGTTGTGAGAACTCGGGATGGCTCTCTGCGTTGAGCAGTTGCTCTTCGATCCAGGTTTGAGAACTGACATCAGTGAACAAAATCTGAGTGGTTTTCATCGCGGCGCCTCAATGCTTCGGGATCAGAGAATTCGATATGTTCGTCACAACTGTCACAATGAGGATACTCAGACTGACAGTCTGGATAATGTAAACCGATCCGTTCCACGCCACCGTCAACGAAAGCGGAAACGAAACAGAAACTCCCCTTGCAGATGCTGTTTACGACTTATAATACAGGATAGAACTGATTAATAACAAACCAACAACCCCTTGATGATTAAAAGTTTATCATGGAACCATCGTCAATCACACGCTTTCCGCAATCTGATGAGCACGGCTACCCTTACACAACCGAATGGTATGACTCGCTGAAGTCGTCCCTGGGTGAGGCGGGTTGCCGCCAACTCGGATTTTATCCCATTCCGGAAGAATTTCTGCTCTCAGTCGTGATCCCGATTTTCAATGAGCAAAAGACTGTTGAAAACCTGATCAATCAGGTGAAGGCAGTACCGATCCGCAAGGAACTGGTGCTGGTCGATGATGGGAGTACCGATGGGACCCGCGATATTCTGAAGCGGCTGGAAGCAGAGTCTCAATCGGAATCAGACTCACTGAATGAGGTGCGGGTCATTTTTCATGAGGTCAACCAGGGAAAAGGGGCTGCGGTCCGTACCGGTTTTCTGGAAGCCAATGGCGATGTGATGCTGATTCAGGACGCCGACCTCGAATACGATCCTTCAGAATACCCGCGGCTGCTGCAGCCGATCATTGAAGGGCGGGCGGATGTCGTTTACGGCAGCCGGTTTCTGGGAGACCAGCCCCACCGCGTGCTGTATTACTGGCACTATCTCGGAAATCGATTTCTGACGACACTGTCGAACTGTTTTACCAATCTGAACCTGACGGATATGGAAACCTGCTACAAACTGTTCAAAAAGGAAGTCATCAAGGAAATCGCCCCCGGGCTGTGCCAGAACCGGTTCGGAATTGAGCCCGAACTCACAGCGAAAGTAGCCCGTCGTCGCTGTCGCATTTTCGAGATGTCAATCAGTTATGACGGCCGTACTTACGATCAGGGCAAGAAAATCGGCTGGAAAGATGGCGTGAAGGCACTCTGGTGCATCGTCCGCTACGGACTGAAGGATTAGAGGTCCTCAGTCAAACCGCAATAAGCTCGCTCAGCCGCTGCACTTAAATTTCGCAACGGCTTGCCCGTTCCTTTCTAAAAACAGGCCTGCCACCATTGCCTGCAGGACAGATTTTCCCATAGAATCAGCAAATATTATTGAAACTGGCAATTATACACATGTCTCCCCGCATCCCGCAGGAAGAATAGCCCGGTCGAACGCTGATGCGAAACCAGATGACATACCGCATGACCCCAGCCATCAGCAACCAGTAAGAAGATCTTAAGCAACGAACGGAACAGCATATGGCCTCTCCTCAGGAGAACCCCCAACAAACACCTCCTCCCGGCAAAGATCCCCAGAAGCCATCCAGCAAAGAAACTCAAGGGGCCCCCTCGACCGGCCCCTGGCTGATTATCCTGCTGATCCTGGTCATCGGCAGCCTGATGCTGATGAAATCTTCGCCCGAAAATACCGGTTCGAAGGTGGACTACAGCTTTTTCATCAAAGAGCTCAAACGGGGCAACGTCGATTCCGTCGATTTCCATGGCGATATCCTGACCGGAAAATGGAAAGTCCGTCCGAAAAATCCGGATGACAAAGACAAGAAAAAAGACGACAAGCTCGCGGAAGAATTCAACACCGTACTGCCCTCCCATCCGGTTGAAGATCGGGATCTGGTTCCGGAACTGATCAAACAGAATGTAACGTTCAAAGCAGAGAGCACCAGCGTCGGCATTGGCACGTATATCCTGCCCTGGTTGATTGGTCCATTGCTGATCATCGGCTTTTTCTGGTTCATGCTAAGACGTTCGGCAGACCCGATGGGCTCCGGCATGCTGGGTAATTTCACCAAGAGCCCGGCCAAACGGTTCCGTCCCTCTGAAGAACAGACGACCTTCGACGATGTCGCAGCGATGGAACAGGCCAAGGCGGAATTGCAGGAAGTCGTTGAGTTCCTGAAAACCCCGGCCAAGTTCCAGCGGCTGGGAGCTCAGATCCCCAAAGGGGTGTTGTTAATGGGCTCCCCGGGAACCGGGAAAACACTGCTGGCCCGCGCCACTGCGGGTGAAGCGGGCGTCCCCTTCTATTCGATCAACGGTTCGGAATTTATTCAGATGTTCGTCGGCGTGGGTGCCAGCCGGGTACGAGACCTGTTCCGTAACGCCAAGGAAAACGCCCCCTGTATCATCTTCGTCGATGAAATCGACGCGGTCGGCCGCATTCGTGGTGCCGGACTGGGGGGTGGACATGACGAACGGGAACAGACGCTGAACCAGATGCTCAGCGAAATGGACGGTTTCCAGCAGAATGAAGCGGTCATCGTCATCGCGGCTACCAACCGACCGGACGTACTGGACCCGGCACTGCTGCGTCCCGGTCGTTTCGACCGGCATATTACCGTTGACCGTCCCACCAAAGACGGACGGGCAGCGATTCTGAAAGTCCATTCGCGGAAAATCCCGTTGTCGGACGATGTCGATCTGGAAAAAATCGCCGCTGGTACGATCGGCTTCTCTGGAGCCGATCTCAAAAACCTGGTGAATGAAGCCGCTTTGTCCGCCACGCGTCTGAACAAGGACCAGGTGGACAAAGAAGATTTTGACAATGCCCGGGATCGTGTTTTAATGGGACCACCACGCGAAGAGATTCTCAGTGAAAAAGAGCGGGAAATGACCGCTTATCACGAAGCCGGCCACGCCTTGCTGGCCTGGTTATTGCCGGAAATCGATCCGGTACACAAAGTGACCGTCATCCCCCGCGGCAGAGCGCTGGGTGTGACACAACTGCTGCCCGATGAAGAGCGTTACAACATGGGTGAAAAACAACTTCACTCACAGTTGGCCTTCATGCTGGGTGGACGTGCTGCGGAAGGGCTGGTGTTTGGTGAGCACACAGCCGGAGCAGCAGACGACATCAAACGCGCCACGCAGATTACCCGCAAAATGGTGGGTCAGTGGGGCATGAGTGATGTCATTGGACCTGTGGCGTTTCGCCACTCAGATGAAAACCCGTTCCTGGGGAAAGAGATGAAGTCTCAAGGTGAGTGCAGTGAAGAAACCGCACATGTCATCGACCAGGAAATGCAGCGGTTCTTAAACGCTGCTGAAGAACGGGCAGAGAAGATATTAACAGAAAACAGGGAGAAACTTGACCTGCTGGCAAAAGCACTCGTAGAACATGAGGCCATTGACAGTAATGACATCAAGCGTCTGATCGGAGTTTCGGTTCGGGAACAAGCGAACCTGGATAACGCGAAGCAGACTGGTACTGATACAGAAAATGAACAGCCACCAGAATAATGCTCCGGCACAGGATGCCTCAGCGCAGAGCGAGATTTCTCCTGCCTCAGCAGGAATTTTCAGGAAATGAATCAAAAGCAGAAAAAGAAAAAAAAGACCACGAAAGATAGTTTTGATCAATTAGGACTCAATGACAAAATCTTAAAAAACCTGAGTCAGGCAGGCTATGAAAAACCGAGCCCGATTCAGGCCGAACTGATCCCGATCGCGGTCACCGGTAAAGACTGTATTGGACAGGCACGAACCGGAACCGGAAAAACGGCCGCGTTCTCGCTACCGATCCTGCAGCAGATCGATCTCAGACGTCCGGGCATTCAGGCTTTGATCCTGGCCCCCACCCGCGAACTGAGTGAGCAGGTCGCTGCGGAAATCCGCAAGCTGTGTCCGTCAAAATCACTCAGCCTGGCGGTTCTGGTCGGAGGCAAGCCGGTTCGCCCCCAGGAAAACCAGTTGAAGAAGGGGGCCCAGATCGCCGTCGGTACGCCGGGGCGGGTCATCGACCACATCAATCGGGGCAACCTCAAACTGAGTACCTTGCGGTTTGCTGTGCTCGACGAGGCAGACCGCATGCTCGATATCGGATTCCGTCCTGATATTGAAAAGATTCTACGGAAATGTCCCAAAGAGAGACAGACCCTGCTGCTCTCGGCCACACTGCCGCCCCCCGTCGAGCGGCTGGCTCAACGCTACATGAATGAGCCGGTGATGATCGACCTGTCGGAAAACAAGGTCAGCGTGGATGCCATTGATCAGTATTACGTCACCGTCGATCCGGACCGGAAAATCAAGCTACTGTCGCGGCTGCTGTTCCAGGAACGACCGAAGCAGACCATCGTGTTTACCCGGACCAAACGGGGCGCTGACAAGCTGGATCGGATCTTCTCAAAGAAGCTGAAAAACGTGGCCGCCATTCACGGCGATCTGCCCCAGTCCAAGCGGGACCGGGTGCTGAAAAAATTCCGGGAAGGCAAGATCCGCCTGTTGATCGCCACCGATGTGATGGGGCGAGGCATTGATGTCAGCGGGATCTCGCACATCATCAACTTCGATATTCCCGAATTCAGCGACGACTACGTGCACCGCATCGGACGCGTGGGGCGTCTCTCGTCCGACCAGAAAGGGGCTGCCTTCACTTTCGTCTCACCTGACGAAGGGGATCAGTTGACGAATATCGAGAACCGGATTAATCACATGATTCAGGAATTCCGGGTCGATGATTTCGAAGCCTATCGTCCCAAGCAACCCCGCAAAAAAATAGAGAAGATTTCCCACGTGGGAAGCACCGAGCACCTGATCAATCCCGACTTCGGCGACTTCTAAGTCGCTGCCAGGTAGCGGTTCTTAATTCGGATGTGATATACCAAAGTCGTTTCAACCGGGGCTAACGCCCTGCGGCTAATTTTGCTTTTGTGCTGTTGAAGTCCTGAAAACAAGAGTAAGAACATACCCTCGGCCACGGTGATTACTTACATAGCTAACGCTGTCGACCTCATGATCACGCTGAAAACTATTAAATAAACGCTACCCAGGCTACTGCTGCAGAAACTGTTCAATGCGGGGCACCATGATCTCATGCGCGTCTTCAAAGACGTAATGCCCCGCGTCGGGAATCCGCAGGGTTTCCGCCTGCGGGAACCGGCGCTCGAACTCATCCAGAAAATTCGTGGTAAAGCACCAGTCCCGCTCTCCCCAGATCAGCAGCAGCGGATGTCCCTGGAACTGGGCCAGTCCCTCTTCCACGTGTACCAGCGTGTCATAGCTGGGATGCGAAGCTTTGAGGGGAATGTCCTGCACGAAGCGGTGCACCGCGACCCGGTTCTGCCAGTTGTTGTACGGCCCCAGAAAGCCGGCTTTGACTTCCGGAGTCATCCGCTCATGTTTTTCGACGGCCATTTTGATCGCAGCACCGGAAAACAGATTCAGCCCGCGTACCCCCCAGGCGCCCAGCAGGGGAATCCGGCAGACCGCAATTCTCAACGGAATCTCCTGCGAACGGAAAGCGGCCGTATTCATCAACACGAATTTCTCGAACCGTTCCGGGAGATCGACGGCCGCTCCCATCCCGATGGCGCCACCCCAGTCGTGGGCAAACAGCGTGATCTGCTGCAGATCCAGTTCCTGGATCAGGGTTTTCAGGTTCGCAATGTGATTCGCCAGCGTGTAGGGATAATCCTGAGGTTTGTCTGAAAGACCACAGCCCATGTGGTCGACAGCAATGACACGATACGACTGGGAAAGTTGCTTGACCAGCCGCCGCCAGGCGAAACTCCAGGTCGGATTCCCGTGTACCATCAGCAGGGGCGTTCCCTGGCCTTCATCCAGATAGTGGTACTGATGGCCGTCGATCTTCAACCAGTGTGAAGCGAACGGGTATTCCTCTTTGATCTTCTCACGGAAATTCATGTGGGATTCTTTAATTGTAGTCTCTGACGGCGTATTCATCCGGGTTGGCTCTCTCAATCAACGGTTCTGCATACCTTATCGGGATTGGCCGTTTCTGGCGAGTGAACCATCCAGTGCTTTTAAAAACCGCTCCAGATCTTCCCGCTGATGGGCACAGGTCAGGGAAATCCGCAGCCGCGAAGTCCCCTGGGGAACGGTGGGGGGCCGGATCGCTCCCACCAGAAAGCCGGTTTCCTGCAGATCGCTGGCCACCTGCATCGTCAATGCGGGATCGGACAGGACGACGGGAATGATGGGGCCTCTCGAGTCAGGGACCGTCAGATGCGGACGCTCTCTGAGTCCCGATCTCAGAGCTTGGGACAGTTCCTGCAGCCGTGTCCGTCGCTCCGGTTCCGTCTGGATGATCTGTAGAGCCGCACAGGCGGCGGCACAGATCGACGGGGGCAGGGCGGTCGAGTAGATCTGGGTCCGCACACGGTTCCAGAGCCAGTCAATCAACGTCGCAGACCCCGCCACAAAGCCCCCCAGGCAGCCCACCGCTTTACTGAGTGTGCCGATGCGGATGGTCACACGGTCTTCGACGCCCAGTTCTTCCGCCAGCCCTCGACCATCCTTACCATAAACGCCGGTCCCGTGCGCTTCATCGATGATCAGACTGGCCCTGAATTCGTCCGCCAGTTCACACAGGTCAGGCAGGGGTGCGGAAATGCCATCCATGCTGAATACGGAATCGGTGACAATGAACTTTCTGCCCGCACCGGTCGATTTTGCCAGCTCGCGTTTCAGTTTCTCCAGCGCGTCATGCCGATAGACGCGGAACCGGGCTCCCGAGAGTCGACAGCCATCAATCAGGCTCGCATGATTCAATCGATCGCAGAAGATGGTATCCTCTTCCTGAGCGACAGCTGAGATTACTCCCAGGTTGGCCGCATAGCCACTGGGGAAGAGGAGCGCGGATTCGGTCCCTTCGAATTCCGCCAGTTGTTCTTCCAGACGGGTATGCCAGTTGGTGCGACCACTCACCAGGGCGCTGGCGCGGGCACCGACGCCCAGTTCGGTCAGCACTTCAGAAGCGGCTGAAACCAGGCGCGGGTCCTGGGCCAGATCGAGATAGTCGTTGCTGGAAAAGTTGATCAGCTCACGATCTTCCAGCAGGCAGCGTCCTCCTGGTTGAGGCTGAAACGTCCTCCGTGAACGAAACAGCCCCGCCTCCCGGATCTGCTGCAGATCTGTTTCCATCCATTCCGGGAGTTCAGAGGACGACATGAATTCAGACACCTGACTGGGGAATCAGCGAAAGTCCGGTTACTTGAGGGCAATCACATGATTGCTGAGCCGTTCGAAACCATCGTCCGTGATCAGATAGTTGTGCTCAATCCGCATACCGCCGATGCCTTCGACATAGACGCCGGGCTCCAGAGTCACCACATCGCCCGCCAGCAGCGTGTCGATGCTCTCCGGCACCAGAATCGGTGCTTCCGGATGTCCCAGTCCCAAGCCGTGACCGGCGTGATGCTGGAAGTTCTCTTTATAGCCGGCATCCCAGATGGGTGCTGCGGTCGCCGCATGCACGTCGGCACATTTCGTCCCGGCCTTGAGCGTCGATTCGCCTCCCTGCATGGCTGCCTGACAGAGGCCGAACAGCTTTTCCTGCTCGGCACTCGGCTCGCCGACCGCCATTGTGTTGGTAAAATCGCTGCGGTAACCGTGAATCACGACCGAATAATCGAGTACGAACAGATCGCCGTTTTCCAGGACATGACCGGAGGGAAGTCCACCCGCTTTGGGAACCGCAGGCGTTGAAGCCCTGAAGTCGCCGTAAATAATGACGGGCAGTCCCGCGGCCTGCAGGACCGCAGCCTGAACTTTACGGAAGATATCAAACTCGCTGCGGCCCGCTTCGACCACTTCCCGGGCACAGGCATGGCCGGCGTCGCAGGCCTGCATACACTGTTTCAGGAGTGCGATCTCGTCGTCGTGTTTCTGACGGCGGAGCTGACGCAGTGTGCTGCCCAGTTCGAGAGTGGCATCGGTCTGCGTAATCTCCAGTTCCTGCAGTGCTCCCACCGGCAGCCATTCGGCTTCGATGGCCCCGGCGCGTCCCTTTAACTGAGGGACCACCGACTTCAGGGCCTTGAACAGTGCGTGGTCACGATTTTCGACCGAGTGTTTGTGATCGTACCAGTTTTCGATGGCCTCGTGATCGACGTAGAACTCGGCAGCAGAAGAGCGGAGCGTGAAGTTATCCCCGATCAGGGTGACCCCTTTTTCCCGATCCAGCAGCAACAGCGCCCGCTCGCCCCGCGAGAAACTACAGGGCTGTACGAGGAAGTTCGAGAGATACAGCACATGACGCGGGTCTGCAATCAGAATCCATTCCAGATGATCGGGAACAGCCTCCCACAATCGTTTCTGTCGCGCCTGGCATCCTTCTTTTGTCAACATAACGAGATTGTCCTTCAGACAGTATTAGTTTTCAGCGAATATCCAATTCGGCTCTTATTCGTAACCGTTGGCAACCAGCCAGCGTTCCGCATCCAGGGCCGCCATACAGCCACTGCCGGCGGCGGTGATCGCCTGCTTGTAGTTGTCATCGGCCACATCCCCGGCAGCAAACACACCGTCCACATTCGTATTGGTGCGGAAAGGAACCTGCCATTGGATGAAGCCTTTGTCGTTCAACTCAATCTGGCCTTTGAGAAAATTGACGTTCGGCGTGTGACCGATGGCAGCGAAGTAACCGGTGGCTTCCAGTTCTTCGGTCTGGCTGTCATCGACAGTGCTGCGAATCCTCACGCCGGTCACGCCCTGTTCGTCGTTCCCCAGAACTTCGTCGATGACCGAGTTCCATTTGACTTCGATCTTTTCGTTGGCGAGCGCCCGGTCCGCCATGATCTTACTGGCCCGGAATTCATCGCGGCGGTGCACGAGGTAAACCTTGGAGGCGAACTTAGTCAGGTAAGAGGCTTCTTCCATCGCACTGTCACCGCCGCCGACCACCACCAGGGGATGATTACGGAAGCGGGGCATGGCTCCATCACAGACCGCACAGGCGGAGACGCCCATATTCTTGAAACGGTTTTCTGAGTCCAGTCCGAGGTAATTGGCCCGGGCACCGGTGGCGATGATCACGGCCAGAGTTTCCACGGTTTCCCCATTCGACGGTGTCACCTTGTAGGGATGCGAAGAGAAATCGACGTCTACGATGTCATCGGTCACCACTTTGGTCCCGAAATTCATCGCCTGTTGACGCATCAGTTCCATCAGTTCCGGACCACTGACTCCATGCCCCAGGTGAGGTGCCATGTATTTCCGCTTGGATTCTTCAATGGCATCATCCAGGTACGCCCCCAGGTTGCCGACAGGAAACCCGGGATAGTTTTCGACTTCGGTCGTTAATGCCAGCTGTCCCAGAGGCAGCGTCCCCTGCAGCCGGTTTTCCTCAGTCAGAGCCCCTTCGAAGCAGAGGGGTTCGAGATTGGCACGAGATGTATAAATGCAAGATGCCCAACCAGCGGGCCCTGATCCGATCACGACAACTTTTTCTGGCACGATTGATATCCTCCTGAGGTGCATTCTTCCTGACTGAAGCGTTCGAGACAAATCTTCAGTGCATGATTCTGCCAGTGGCATGGAAATTGGAAATTCAGCCAGCGTACGAAGCTGGTGTGTCACAATCCTACTGAAGTCAGGTCAGGAATTCCAGAAGGCGGGAGGACTGGATTGAGAGCTCAAGCGGAAAATGAGGGGGAATAAAAAAAGGTGCTCCAAACACGTAAGTGAATGAAGCACCTTTTCTGTGCTGAATGGAGCAAGTGCGGGCCAACGCTTGCCACCATCGCTGCTTAGGGTATATTGCATAAGCCGTACCACTCAGAATTTTTTCGTCATTTTTTTCTGTAAGAGCCTGTAATACAGGGATTTGGAGTTCTAATAAATTTTCAGCCTGTTTTTGGCCCTCAGTGAACCCGTTGCAGGATGCAACAATTGTTGCAAAATAAAACAGTGCAAAATGCAACACACGCGTCGCGAGGGCCGTTTTCGAAGATTTGACGACCACAGTCTTGCGAATCTGGACTCTGTTTTCATATTGTGAACCACACACAGCCCTAGCAAGTCTAGAATCATAGAGCTGAATGACTTATCTCCTGGTGAGGTTGCCAGGTCCGCTGCATGTTTTAAGGAGAGTTCCGTGTCGAATGCGTCGCCAGCACGGCCCAAAAAGTTTACCGTCCCCCGTTTTATTGCCGCCAAGCAGAAACAACAGAAGATTACGATGCTGACCGCCTACGATTTCCTGTCAGCAAAAATTCTGGACGAAGCCGGTTTAGACTGCCTGCTGGTGGGCGACACTTTAGGAATGGTCGTACAGGGTAAGAGCACGACACTGCCTGTGACCGTCGATCAGATGATTTATCATGGTGAAATCGTGGCCCGGGCCGCCCAGCGTGCGCTGGTGATCGTCGACATGCCATTTATGTCGTTTCATATCTCTCCTGCCCAGGCGCTGGAAAATGCGGGGCGGATCCTGAAAGAGACCGGTGCCGACGCCGTGAAGCTGGAAGGGGGCGTCAATCAGGCCAAGACCATCGAAGCGATCGCGTCGGCTGATATCCCGGTAATGGCTCACCTGGGTTTGAAGCCACAATCGGTGCGTGCGATCGGAAGTATGGGTAAAATTCAGCGGGATGAGGACCAGCTGATCGCCGATGCCCTGGCAGCGGAGAGAGCAGGGGCCTTCGGGATTTTACTGGAGATGATTACCGCCCCCATCGCACGGAAAATCACAGAAACCGTCACGGTTCCCACGATCGGCATCGGTTCCGGAGCGGGCTGCGACGGCCAGGTGCTGGTGACACCTGACATGCTGGGCATGAACGCCGATTTCCATCCGCGGTT contains:
- the panB gene encoding 3-methyl-2-oxobutanoate hydroxymethyltransferase, producing MSNASPARPKKFTVPRFIAAKQKQQKITMLTAYDFLSAKILDEAGLDCLLVGDTLGMVVQGKSTTLPVTVDQMIYHGEIVARAAQRALVIVDMPFMSFHISPAQALENAGRILKETGADAVKLEGGVNQAKTIEAIASADIPVMAHLGLKPQSVRAIGSMGKIQRDEDQLIADALAAERAGAFGILLEMITAPIARKITETVTVPTIGIGSGAGCDGQVLVTPDMLGMNADFHPRFLKKYADLTSDITTAVQAYANEVREGTFPDESHSHT
- a CDS encoding FAD-dependent oxidoreductase, translating into MPEKVVVIGSGPAGWASCIYTSRANLEPLCFEGALTEENRLQGTLPLGQLALTTEVENYPGFPVGNLGAYLDDAIEESKRKYMAPHLGHGVSGPELMELMRQQAMNFGTKVVTDDIVDVDFSSHPYKVTPSNGETVETLAVIIATGARANYLGLDSENRFKNMGVSACAVCDGAMPRFRNHPLVVVGGGDSAMEEASYLTKFASKVYLVHRRDEFRASKIMADRALANEKIEVKWNSVIDEVLGNDEQGVTGVRIRSTVDDSQTEELEATGYFAAIGHTPNVNFLKGQIELNDKGFIQWQVPFRTNTNVDGVFAAGDVADDNYKQAITAAGSGCMAALDAERWLVANGYE
- the bioF gene encoding 8-amino-7-oxononanoate synthase encodes the protein MSSSELPEWMETDLQQIREAGLFRSRRTFQPQPGGRCLLEDRELINFSSNDYLDLAQDPRLVSAASEVLTELGVGARASALVSGRTNWHTRLEEQLAEFEGTESALLFPSGYAANLGVISAVAQEEDTIFCDRLNHASLIDGCRLSGARFRVYRHDALEKLKRELAKSTGAGRKFIVTDSVFSMDGISAPLPDLCELADEFRASLIIDEAHGTGVYGKDGRGLAEELGVEDRVTIRIGTLSKAVGCLGGFVAGSATLIDWLWNRVRTQIYSTALPPSICAAACAALQIIQTEPERRTRLQELSQALRSGLRERPHLTVPDSRGPIIPVVLSDPALTMQVASDLQETGFLVGAIRPPTVPQGTSRLRISLTCAHQREDLERFLKALDGSLARNGQSR
- a CDS encoding glycosyltransferase family 2 protein produces the protein MEPSSITRFPQSDEHGYPYTTEWYDSLKSSLGEAGCRQLGFYPIPEEFLLSVVIPIFNEQKTVENLINQVKAVPIRKELVLVDDGSTDGTRDILKRLEAESQSESDSLNEVRVIFHEVNQGKGAAVRTGFLEANGDVMLIQDADLEYDPSEYPRLLQPIIEGRADVVYGSRFLGDQPHRVLYYWHYLGNRFLTTLSNCFTNLNLTDMETCYKLFKKEVIKEIAPGLCQNRFGIEPELTAKVARRRCRIFEMSISYDGRTYDQGKKIGWKDGVKALWCIVRYGLKD
- a CDS encoding M24 family metallopeptidase codes for the protein MLTKEGCQARQKRLWEAVPDHLEWILIADPRHVLYLSNFLVQPCSFSRGERALLLLDREKGVTLIGDNFTLRSSAAEFYVDHEAIENWYDHKHSVENRDHALFKALKSVVPQLKGRAGAIEAEWLPVGALQELEITQTDATLELGSTLRQLRRQKHDDEIALLKQCMQACDAGHACAREVVEAGRSEFDIFRKVQAAVLQAAGLPVIIYGDFRASTPAVPKAGGLPSGHVLENGDLFVLDYSVVIHGYRSDFTNTMAVGEPSAEQEKLFGLCQAAMQGGESTLKAGTKCADVHAATAAPIWDAGYKENFQHHAGHGLGLGHPEAPILVPESIDTLLAGDVVTLEPGVYVEGIGGMRIEHNYLITDDGFERLSNHVIALK
- a CDS encoding aldose 1-epimerase family protein yields the protein MKTTQILFTDVSSQTWIEEQLLNAESHPEFSQQADWSIQKRQLHGGSSEGVDLIEVNNGRLKLTVLPTRGMGIWNGMLEDLPLGWNSPVKSPVNPAFVNLSERGGLGWLSGFNELICRCGLISNGPPGTDADGNPLESELTLHGRIANTPAHYVAVELDPADGGWLRITGRMSEGMLFGSQLQLESTLETQLGSASFTIRDRVTNVGASEAELELLYHINVGAPFLEAGAQFAIPFEEMAPRDPRAAEGVTDYQTYLGPTPDYAEQAYYFQPVADELGVTPALLSDSRGKLGFLVEFKKAGLPCFTLWKNTQPEAAGYVTGLEPGINFPNFRATEREQGRLKGLKPGERYETEFKVSILNNSDSVDAIRQKITKLTQQSPSVIHESPHPRFS
- a CDS encoding DEAD/DEAH box helicase, which gives rise to MNQKQKKKKKTTKDSFDQLGLNDKILKNLSQAGYEKPSPIQAELIPIAVTGKDCIGQARTGTGKTAAFSLPILQQIDLRRPGIQALILAPTRELSEQVAAEIRKLCPSKSLSLAVLVGGKPVRPQENQLKKGAQIAVGTPGRVIDHINRGNLKLSTLRFAVLDEADRMLDIGFRPDIEKILRKCPKERQTLLLSATLPPPVERLAQRYMNEPVMIDLSENKVSVDAIDQYYVTVDPDRKIKLLSRLLFQERPKQTIVFTRTKRGADKLDRIFSKKLKNVAAIHGDLPQSKRDRVLKKFREGKIRLLIATDVMGRGIDVSGISHIINFDIPEFSDDYVHRIGRVGRLSSDQKGAAFTFVSPDEGDQLTNIENRINHMIQEFRVDDFEAYRPKQPRKKIEKISHVGSTEHLINPDFGDF
- a CDS encoding alpha/beta fold hydrolase; protein product: MNFREKIKEEYPFASHWLKIDGHQYHYLDEGQGTPLLMVHGNPTWSFAWRRLVKQLSQSYRVIAVDHMGCGLSDKPQDYPYTLANHIANLKTLIQELDLQQITLFAHDWGGAIGMGAAVDLPERFEKFVLMNTAAFRSQEIPLRIAVCRIPLLGAWGVRGLNLFSGAAIKMAVEKHERMTPEVKAGFLGPYNNWQNRVAVHRFVQDIPLKASHPSYDTLVHVEEGLAQFQGHPLLLIWGERDWCFTTNFLDEFERRFPQAETLRIPDAGHYVFEDAHEIMVPRIEQFLQQ
- the ftsH gene encoding ATP-dependent zinc metalloprotease FtsH produces the protein MASPQENPQQTPPPGKDPQKPSSKETQGAPSTGPWLIILLILVIGSLMLMKSSPENTGSKVDYSFFIKELKRGNVDSVDFHGDILTGKWKVRPKNPDDKDKKKDDKLAEEFNTVLPSHPVEDRDLVPELIKQNVTFKAESTSVGIGTYILPWLIGPLLIIGFFWFMLRRSADPMGSGMLGNFTKSPAKRFRPSEEQTTFDDVAAMEQAKAELQEVVEFLKTPAKFQRLGAQIPKGVLLMGSPGTGKTLLARATAGEAGVPFYSINGSEFIQMFVGVGASRVRDLFRNAKENAPCIIFVDEIDAVGRIRGAGLGGGHDEREQTLNQMLSEMDGFQQNEAVIVIAATNRPDVLDPALLRPGRFDRHITVDRPTKDGRAAILKVHSRKIPLSDDVDLEKIAAGTIGFSGADLKNLVNEAALSATRLNKDQVDKEDFDNARDRVLMGPPREEILSEKEREMTAYHEAGHALLAWLLPEIDPVHKVTVIPRGRALGVTQLLPDEERYNMGEKQLHSQLAFMLGGRAAEGLVFGEHTAGAADDIKRATQITRKMVGQWGMSDVIGPVAFRHSDENPFLGKEMKSQGECSEETAHVIDQEMQRFLNAAEERAEKILTENREKLDLLAKALVEHEAIDSNDIKRLIGVSVREQANLDNAKQTGTDTENEQPPE